The proteins below come from a single Triticum aestivum cultivar Chinese Spring chromosome 5D, IWGSC CS RefSeq v2.1, whole genome shotgun sequence genomic window:
- the LOC123122588 gene encoding uncharacterized protein At2g39795, mitochondrial encodes MRQGLAHFLAPIASIPPGALLPSRQSVEHMARALLRRRGALSSLLSAAAPTAPSLVPSLSSAAALAQLRSPLDERLLRLLRSEISYVADRRPPHQPPTSFRSFAVEDRPGEQWVRLRAARRGPGAGEEAIKIDATLFDGVAELPPDASLFNRVEALEQGPRLHLSLIVEVARADRVLGFICSAWPDNLTVRHVLTLRGAGAATDDRGARDFTKLEPAEREAVKKFLQEREVDAELAEFLHDYVANKEKMEMLRWLKTVESFVEK; translated from the exons ATGCGTCAGGGTCTGGCCCATTTCCTTGCGCCGATCGCTTCCATTCCCCCCGGTGCGCTCCTGCCGTCCAGGCAAAGCGTCGAGCACATGGCGcgcgccctcctccgccgccgcggcgcgCTCTCCTCTCTCCTCTCCGCGGCCGCCCCCACGGCGCCCAGTCTCGTCCCGTcactctcctccgccgccgccctcgcgcaGCTGCGCTCCCCGCTCGACGAacgcctgctccgcctcctgcgCTCCGAGATCTCCTACGTCGCCGACCGCCGCCCTCCCCACCAG CCGCCGACGAGCTTCAGGTCGTTCGCCGTGGAGGACCGCCCGGGGGAGCAGTGGGTGCgcctccgcgccgcccgccgaggccCCGGGGCCGGGGAGGAGGCCATCAAGATCGACGCCACCTTGTTCGACGGCGTCGCGGAGCTGCCCCCCGACGCTTCCCTCTTCAACCGGGTCGAGGCGCTCGAGCAAGGGCCGCGCCTCCACCTCAGCCTCATCGTCGAGGTGGCCCGCGCCGACCGCGTCCTGGGGTTCATCTGCTCCGCCTGGCCCGACAACCTTACCGTCCGCCACGTGCTCACCCTCAGGGGCGCCGGCGCCGCCACTGACGACCGCGGTGCCCGCGACTTCAC GAAGCTGGAGCCTGCAGAGAGGGAGGCGGTGAAGAAGTTCCTGCAGGAGAGGGAGGTGGATGCCGAGCTCGCCGAGTTCTTGCACGACTACGTTGCGAATAAGGAGAAGATGGAGATGCTCCGGTGGCTGAAGACAGTCGAATCATTCGTCGAGAAGTAA